From the Kitasatospora viridis genome, one window contains:
- a CDS encoding GNAT family N-acetyltransferase, protein MDVSTTPEPAVFSAAAEKWLLGDPVSNNLLLSHATDPDGQLPGDGQPAVFAWVSDGGQPVGAAWVMSPYRMTISAMPAPAAAALAEELAGRLPELPGVNGPEESAGAFAERWREVRGGTATRERDQWLMRCDSTPPASGAAGAARPARADEVERIGQWYAAVMRDSGLAQEKIARHTAHMARTQFAGGRLIVWEVDGEPVGAAGWAKPIGGVVRPSGVFVSPDHRNGGYAGALLGEVTARALAAGAQACVCTHFLDYAAMQAVVERVGYRRVRDLTEYRFN, encoded by the coding sequence ATGGACGTGTCCACCACTCCCGAGCCCGCCGTGTTCTCCGCTGCCGCGGAGAAGTGGCTGCTCGGCGACCCGGTGTCGAACAACCTGCTGCTCAGTCACGCCACCGATCCGGACGGGCAGTTGCCCGGGGACGGGCAGCCGGCCGTCTTCGCCTGGGTGTCCGACGGCGGGCAGCCGGTGGGCGCCGCCTGGGTGATGTCGCCCTACCGGATGACCATTTCGGCGATGCCCGCGCCGGCCGCCGCGGCCCTGGCCGAGGAGCTGGCCGGGCGGCTGCCCGAACTGCCCGGGGTGAACGGCCCGGAGGAGTCGGCGGGCGCCTTCGCCGAGCGCTGGCGCGAGGTGCGCGGCGGCACCGCCACCCGCGAGCGGGACCAGTGGCTGATGCGCTGCGACAGCACGCCGCCGGCCTCGGGTGCGGCGGGCGCGGCCCGCCCGGCCCGGGCCGACGAGGTCGAGCGGATCGGGCAGTGGTACGCGGCGGTGATGCGGGACAGCGGGCTGGCGCAGGAGAAGATCGCCCGGCACACCGCGCACATGGCCCGCACCCAGTTCGCCGGCGGTCGGCTGATCGTCTGGGAGGTCGACGGCGAGCCGGTCGGCGCGGCCGGCTGGGCCAAGCCGATCGGCGGCGTGGTCCGGCCGTCCGGCGTCTTCGTCTCCCCCGACCACCGCAACGGCGGTTACGCGGGCGCGCTGCTCGGCGAGGTCACCGCGCGGGCGCTGGCCGCCGGCGCGCAGGCCTGCGTCTGCACCCACTTCCTCGACTACGCCGCGATGCAGGCTGTGGTCGAGCGGGTCGGCTACCGCCGGGTGCGCGACCTGACCGAGTACCGCTTCAACTGA